The proteins below are encoded in one region of Ornithinimicrobium avium:
- a CDS encoding RNA polymerase sigma factor, protein MSAGPEAAHQRVAEAFAAYRAGQTEAMAELVDSLTPLLWHVARSHGCAREGAEDVVQTAWLRLVDHAEEIREPEAVVGWLVVAVKREAWRVSRQDRQTEHDETGTVDPGATDPGPEVLAVLTEQQRLLWEHVHGLPERCHQLLRVVAFWHRPDYEQVSAALGMPRGSIGPTRGRCLDKLRTALTSDPRWGGRG, encoded by the coding sequence ATGAGCGCGGGACCGGAGGCGGCCCACCAGCGGGTGGCCGAGGCGTTCGCGGCCTACCGGGCCGGGCAGACCGAGGCGATGGCCGAGCTGGTCGACTCCCTGACCCCGCTGCTGTGGCACGTCGCCCGCTCCCACGGATGCGCCCGCGAGGGCGCCGAGGACGTCGTCCAGACGGCGTGGCTGCGCCTGGTGGACCACGCCGAGGAGATCCGCGAGCCGGAAGCGGTCGTGGGCTGGCTCGTCGTGGCCGTCAAGCGCGAGGCCTGGCGGGTCTCCCGCCAGGACCGGCAGACCGAGCACGACGAGACGGGCACGGTGGACCCGGGGGCCACCGACCCCGGCCCCGAGGTGCTGGCGGTGCTGACCGAGCAGCAGCGGCTCCTGTGGGAGCACGTGCACGGGCTGCCGGAACGCTGCCACCAGCTCCTGCGGGTGGTGGCCTTCTGGCACCGCCCGGACTACGAGCAGGTGTCCGCGGCCCTGGGCATGCCGCGCGGGAGCATCGGACCCACCCGGGGCCGGTGCCTGGACAAGCTGCGCACCGCACTGACGAGCGACCCGCGATGGGGAGGACGAGGATAA
- the ndk gene encoding nucleoside-diphosphate kinase translates to MTETPQTERSLVLVKPDGYRRGLTGEVLRRIEAKGYTLAALAVVSPTREQLAAHYAEHEGKPFYEPLLEFMSSGPVTAAVVEGNGCIAGFRALAGATDPTAAAPGTIRGDLGRDWGVQVQQNIVHGSDSARSAARETAIWFPELG, encoded by the coding sequence GTGACCGAGACCCCGCAGACCGAACGCTCCCTCGTCCTCGTCAAGCCCGACGGCTACCGCCGGGGGCTCACCGGCGAGGTGCTGCGCCGCATCGAGGCCAAGGGCTACACCCTCGCCGCGCTCGCGGTCGTGAGCCCGACCCGTGAGCAGCTCGCCGCGCACTACGCCGAGCACGAGGGTAAGCCCTTCTACGAGCCGCTCCTGGAGTTCATGTCCTCCGGTCCGGTGACCGCGGCCGTCGTCGAGGGCAACGGCTGCATCGCCGGCTTCCGGGCGCTCGCCGGGGCGACCGACCCGACCGCGGCCGCGCCGGGCACCATCCGCGGCGACCTGGGCCGCGACTGGGGCGTGCAGGTCCAGCAGAACATCGTCCACGGCTCCGACTCCGCACGGTCCGCGGCGCGGGAGACGGCCATCTGGTTCCCCGAGCTCGGCTGA
- the mrdA gene encoding penicillin-binding protein 2, which yields MRVPRPTVTPPRVRRRLPVGPTWALLLCVLMLMGTLVGRLGQVQLAPGEQASALAAEETREVTTPALRGRLLAADGTPLATNAPSTVVTVEPEVLLESADGGRGLVEKVARGLGLSGEQLWGRTLVCGGPEAPPVPLCFSGSPYEPVPLAYGVDPERALALLERPEELPGIGVGTVPVRDYPAPDGVVAAHVLGYLGAPTQEEVDGSEGLVTAQTRVGRAGLEEVYDEVLRGSPGRRVVNVDPRGVVTGQVSQADPVPGADVRTHLDVQVQAAAEKAVAGAVQDARRRGSPARSAAAVVLRPDSGAVVAAASWPTFDPAMWTSGISQEEYAALLDPEGGRPLVDRVVAQTFPPASTYKVVSLPAAVQTGVDPGGRYACPASVSIGGQTFRNYESQAHGLLTLPEIVEVSCDTSFYRWAYDQWRSLGGLAQESDAGDRFVAVARGFGLGRATGVDLPGEAPGRVPSREWKRDYWEATREESCRRAEDGYPEVKDREHREFLEQLARESCEDGWQWRPGDAVNASIGQGDVAVTPLQLAVVYAAVAQDGRLWQPHVAADVQDRDGALLERVEPVPLGRVSIAPEVLDVLREGLEGVNVRGTAASAFRGWPHTVYPLAGKTGSAEVLGQDATSWYASYGPADHPEYVVVVMVEEGGLGGDTAAPAARDIWEVLRARS from the coding sequence GTGCGCGTGCCCCGCCCGACCGTCACCCCGCCCCGGGTCCGCCGGCGCCTGCCGGTCGGCCCGACGTGGGCGCTGCTCCTGTGCGTGCTGATGCTCATGGGCACGCTCGTGGGCCGGCTGGGGCAGGTCCAGCTCGCTCCCGGCGAGCAGGCGTCCGCGCTCGCGGCCGAGGAGACCCGGGAGGTCACCACCCCGGCGCTGCGCGGCCGGCTGCTGGCCGCCGACGGGACCCCGCTGGCGACCAACGCGCCGTCCACGGTGGTGACCGTCGAGCCCGAGGTCCTGCTGGAGTCCGCGGACGGGGGGCGCGGGCTCGTCGAGAAGGTCGCCCGGGGGCTGGGCCTTTCCGGCGAGCAGCTGTGGGGCAGGACCCTCGTCTGCGGGGGGCCGGAGGCGCCGCCGGTGCCGCTGTGCTTCTCCGGGTCGCCCTACGAACCGGTGCCGCTGGCCTACGGCGTGGACCCGGAGCGCGCGCTCGCCCTGCTGGAGCGCCCCGAGGAGCTGCCCGGGATCGGCGTGGGGACGGTCCCGGTGCGGGACTACCCGGCCCCCGACGGCGTGGTGGCCGCCCACGTGCTCGGCTACCTCGGCGCCCCCACCCAGGAGGAGGTGGACGGCTCCGAGGGACTGGTCACCGCGCAGACCCGGGTGGGCCGCGCCGGCCTGGAGGAGGTCTACGACGAGGTCCTGCGCGGCTCCCCGGGCCGGAGGGTCGTCAACGTCGACCCGCGCGGGGTGGTCACCGGGCAGGTCTCGCAGGCGGACCCGGTGCCGGGCGCCGACGTGCGCACCCACCTGGACGTGCAGGTGCAGGCCGCCGCCGAGAAGGCGGTCGCCGGTGCGGTGCAGGACGCGCGGAGGCGGGGCTCGCCCGCCCGCTCGGCGGCGGCCGTGGTCCTGCGCCCCGACAGCGGGGCGGTCGTCGCGGCCGCGAGCTGGCCGACCTTCGACCCCGCGATGTGGACCTCGGGCATCAGCCAGGAGGAGTATGCCGCGCTCCTCGACCCCGAGGGTGGCCGGCCGCTCGTCGACCGCGTCGTCGCGCAGACCTTCCCCCCGGCCTCGACCTACAAGGTCGTCTCCCTGCCCGCCGCGGTGCAGACCGGCGTGGACCCCGGCGGCCGCTACGCCTGCCCCGCGTCGGTGAGCATCGGCGGCCAGACGTTCCGCAACTACGAGTCGCAGGCCCACGGCCTGCTCACGCTGCCGGAGATCGTCGAGGTGTCCTGCGACACCTCCTTCTACCGGTGGGCCTACGACCAGTGGCGGTCGCTGGGCGGCCTGGCGCAGGAGTCGGACGCGGGCGACCGCTTCGTCGCGGTCGCCCGCGGCTTCGGCCTGGGCAGGGCCACCGGGGTCGACCTGCCCGGCGAGGCACCCGGGCGCGTGCCGTCCAGGGAGTGGAAGCGCGACTACTGGGAGGCCACCCGCGAGGAGTCCTGCCGGCGGGCCGAGGACGGCTACCCCGAGGTGAAGGACCGCGAGCACCGCGAGTTTCTCGAGCAGCTGGCCCGGGAGAGCTGCGAGGACGGCTGGCAGTGGCGGCCCGGTGACGCCGTCAACGCCTCGATCGGGCAGGGCGACGTCGCCGTCACCCCGCTGCAGCTGGCGGTGGTCTACGCCGCGGTCGCGCAGGACGGGCGTCTGTGGCAGCCGCACGTGGCCGCGGACGTGCAGGACCGGGACGGTGCCCTGCTCGAGCGGGTCGAGCCGGTCCCGCTCGGGCGGGTCTCGATCGCACCCGAGGTGCTCGACGTCCTCCGCGAGGGCCTCGAGGGCGTCAACGTGCGCGGCACCGCGGCCTCCGCGTTCCGCGGGTGGCCGCACACCGTCTACCCCCTCGCGGGCAAGACCGGCTCGGCGGAGGTGCTCGGCCAGGACGCGACGTCCTGGTACGCCTCCTACGGGCCGGCCGACCATCCCGAGTACGTCGTCGTGGTGATGGTCGAGGAGGGCGGGCTCGGCGGCGACACTGCCGCCCCGGCGGCCCGGGACATCTGGGAGGTGCTGCGCGCGCGGTCCTAG
- a CDS encoding S8 family serine peptidase, whose amino-acid sequence MTMRDHVLPRVHPWALAQYDARVLDPDSDLRPAGSDPWSGGLAPTAYRRSTLLVSGLPGGRAAGTVERLRGVVEQRGLAVTLDVDPRDEAVEKRTGELEGDLRELVDRLYRTRVLLTPASDGPSRPVDAWEILLAARAELGTEVEVDLEHLMLACPDGTDDASAGPAKAAGGTKDGGTGGVIPLEVQPQGYWESHGTKPGPKPQGYWESHIADLGGGRAADGAAPQDAEKQQPQGYWESHRVSHPDARTPRGDAQAGASTGEQGWGTQGYWESHGYWESHGGTGSAGVAPRTPVALVVADPAPRDRPKSRTPVVAVPDTGLGPHPWFGDASRSLVTRTLAGFPLAVPPGPDPETVGVEDDLVGLRAPKSGHGTFVAGVVRQTAPSARLLALPVLDISGAAAEGDVHQALVALLVGHCIAQDASSPDLSADGTVVDVLSMSLGFYHQSATLLTAHPVLDLLRAFADRGVVVVAAVGNDSTRRPLYPAAWAHGPGRPEHKDLPVLAVGALNPDGRSVATFSNSGPWVTAFREGVHVVSTLPCLDASARPAIALEADGHPRATVDPDDLRGGFGVWSGTSFATPVLAGRLAGRLHAAGAEDVRPQAMVERAWKGLDEELGWTT is encoded by the coding sequence ATGACGATGCGAGACCACGTGCTCCCGCGCGTGCACCCCTGGGCCCTGGCGCAGTACGACGCCCGGGTCCTCGACCCGGACTCCGACCTGCGGCCTGCCGGCTCGGACCCGTGGTCGGGGGGGCTGGCTCCCACCGCATACCGCCGCTCGACCCTGCTGGTCAGCGGTCTGCCCGGCGGACGGGCCGCCGGGACCGTCGAGCGGCTGCGGGGCGTCGTCGAGCAGCGTGGGCTCGCTGTCACGCTGGACGTCGACCCGCGGGACGAGGCCGTGGAGAAGCGCACCGGTGAGCTGGAGGGCGACCTGCGCGAGCTCGTGGACCGCCTCTACCGGACCCGGGTGCTGCTGACCCCGGCCTCGGACGGGCCGAGCCGCCCGGTGGACGCCTGGGAGATCCTCCTCGCCGCCCGGGCCGAGCTGGGCACCGAGGTGGAGGTCGACCTCGAGCACCTGATGCTCGCCTGCCCCGACGGCACGGACGACGCGTCCGCCGGTCCCGCGAAGGCGGCGGGCGGCACGAAGGACGGCGGCACCGGCGGCGTCATCCCGCTGGAGGTGCAGCCGCAGGGCTACTGGGAGAGCCACGGGACCAAGCCCGGGCCGAAGCCGCAGGGCTACTGGGAGAGCCACATCGCCGACCTCGGGGGTGGGCGGGCCGCCGACGGCGCCGCGCCGCAGGACGCCGAGAAGCAGCAACCCCAGGGCTACTGGGAGAGCCACCGCGTGTCCCACCCCGACGCGAGGACCCCGCGCGGTGACGCCCAGGCCGGTGCCTCGACCGGTGAGCAGGGCTGGGGGACCCAGGGCTACTGGGAGAGCCACGGCTACTGGGAGAGTCACGGCGGGACCGGCAGCGCCGGCGTCGCGCCGCGCACGCCGGTCGCGCTGGTCGTCGCCGACCCGGCACCTCGGGACAGGCCGAAGTCGCGCACGCCGGTGGTCGCCGTGCCGGACACCGGCCTCGGCCCGCACCCGTGGTTCGGCGACGCCTCCCGGTCCTTGGTCACCAGGACGCTGGCCGGGTTCCCGCTGGCCGTGCCGCCCGGCCCCGACCCGGAGACGGTCGGCGTCGAGGACGACCTGGTCGGTCTGCGCGCCCCGAAGAGCGGGCACGGCACCTTCGTCGCCGGTGTCGTCCGCCAGACGGCACCCTCCGCCCGGCTCCTCGCGCTGCCGGTCCTCGACATCAGCGGCGCGGCCGCCGAGGGGGACGTCCACCAGGCCCTGGTCGCGCTGCTCGTGGGCCACTGCATCGCCCAGGACGCGTCATCGCCGGACCTGTCGGCCGACGGCACGGTCGTGGACGTCCTGTCCATGTCGCTCGGTTTCTACCACCAGTCCGCCACCCTGCTGACCGCCCACCCGGTGCTGGACCTGCTGCGGGCCTTCGCCGACCGCGGGGTGGTCGTCGTGGCGGCGGTCGGCAACGACTCGACCCGCAGGCCGCTCTACCCGGCCGCCTGGGCCCATGGTCCGGGACGCCCCGAGCACAAGGACCTGCCGGTCCTCGCCGTCGGGGCCCTCAACCCCGACGGGCGCAGCGTGGCGACCTTCTCCAACTCCGGCCCGTGGGTCACCGCCTTCCGCGAGGGCGTGCACGTGGTGAGCACGCTGCCCTGCCTCGACGCCTCCGCCCGGCCGGCGATCGCGCTGGAGGCAGACGGCCACCCGCGCGCGACCGTCGACCCGGACGACCTGCGCGGCGGCTTCGGGGTGTGGAGCGGCACGAGCTTCGCCACGCCGGTGCTCGCCGGACGGCTGGCCGGTCGGCTGCACGCGGCCGGCGCCGAGGACGTCAGGCCGCAGGCCATGGTGGAGCGGGCCTGGAAGGGTCTGGACGAGGAGCTGGGGTGGACGACATGA
- a CDS encoding sucrase ferredoxin translates to MATPDPAATRPGPRCSDAARERQDPMVGTAPWQARFLLVEQESGWAYDGFPSTPLPDDVKAEVLERAAALGARVMLIRRPGRQSSSVCYLRAWCVVDTLAPAGHRVTWGTYAYPAELLAGLDRLDQLARWQEEGTDVGATGVPGGDDEPIVLVCTHAKKDVCCAVRGRPVASALAASRPEQTWECSHTGGDRFAANMVLLPDGATYGGLDVAAAERVLEAHGHGTPDTAHLRGVVGRPRPVQAAVVAVHDQLGPLPWGSVVPTGTEPLEPADGEATATLVRLRVGDGREVEVEVREHDREPARLTCLAAGPKVSRVPVAGTVRTVVPG, encoded by the coding sequence ATGGCCACTCCCGACCCCGCCGCGACCCGGCCCGGGCCGCGCTGCAGCGACGCCGCGCGCGAGCGCCAGGACCCGATGGTGGGCACCGCACCGTGGCAGGCCAGGTTCCTGCTCGTGGAGCAGGAGAGCGGCTGGGCCTACGACGGCTTCCCCTCGACGCCGCTGCCGGACGACGTCAAGGCGGAGGTCCTGGAGCGGGCGGCCGCGCTCGGGGCGCGCGTCATGCTGATCCGGCGGCCCGGGCGGCAGAGCTCCTCGGTCTGCTACCTGCGCGCCTGGTGCGTCGTCGACACCCTCGCGCCGGCCGGTCACCGCGTCACCTGGGGGACGTACGCCTACCCGGCCGAGCTGCTCGCCGGCCTGGACCGGCTGGACCAGTTGGCCCGCTGGCAGGAGGAGGGCACCGACGTCGGCGCGACCGGCGTGCCCGGCGGGGACGACGAACCCATCGTGCTGGTCTGCACGCACGCCAAGAAGGACGTCTGCTGCGCAGTGCGCGGCCGCCCCGTCGCGAGCGCGCTGGCCGCCTCCCGGCCGGAGCAGACTTGGGAGTGCTCGCACACCGGCGGCGACCGGTTCGCCGCCAACATGGTGCTGCTGCCCGACGGCGCGACCTACGGCGGCCTCGACGTCGCTGCCGCCGAGCGGGTGCTGGAGGCGCACGGGCACGGGACGCCGGACACGGCACACCTAAGGGGTGTGGTGGGCCGCCCACGTCCGGTGCAGGCGGCGGTCGTCGCGGTGCACGACCAGCTCGGCCCGCTGCCCTGGGGGTCGGTGGTGCCGACCGGGACCGAGCCGCTGGAGCCTGCGGACGGCGAGGCGACCGCGACCCTCGTGCGGCTGCGCGTGGGAGACGGTCGCGAGGTCGAGGTCGAGGTGCGCGAGCACGACCGCGAGCCGGCCCGCCTCACCTGCCTGGCCGCCGGTCCCAAGGTCTCCAGGGTGCCGGTCGCCGGCACCGTGCGGACCGTCGTCCCGGGCTGA
- a CDS encoding CHAT domain-containing protein, with the protein MRALLALSGTRAERQGTEDALALSHRALALAEAHLGPDLVAICHSQTAMLLGRSGRPLEALTELDLAIAGGTGMAPRDRFVVLLSRGMVRMELGRAAGAAEDFAEAAALSAEHAMVRQEFMARHNLGCAAQLAGDLPRALRIMLEADRLPVDISRAVAWLDRGRVLLEAGLVSEAVELLDRAADEGRDREQHQVQGEIELELARALILLGDPAEALARARRARREFGRRGVTGWQRRAEVIMLQARGAQARPSRGLAADALALAEDLGSSGDPRRLYEARLMAAEAAARTGDWDTVSALAARLSRHAGRGGLETRMRWRRVSAMAAGHRGDHAAAARQLRVAADDLRRSRSVSSSLDLRAAVTLHAGPLEQLDVELARSARPPALLVALERWRSLASEPPPVRPPADPELAEGVVTLRRLRAEARSDPGDAEVLERIRSLEIDLAGRFWSAQGTRTPTSGPSGQTASGQTASGRATSAARPRDVVRRVVAELGERDTDLAAFVRGRGSLAAVVVRRGRSRLVELGTDADLDELARRLGADLSAAASVLDGPLAGVVRASLASTLQRYRDTVLAPLDLGERAVVVPCDGLTSVPWGMVPGRVGLPTTVVPSLSAWLDGTTRVRSPRVSVVAGPGLPSAAEEAERVAAAWEDDRPCLPDLDAAAQDVRAALESSDVVHVSAHGTHHPESPVFSSLWMADGPVFLCDLEGAQIRSSLVVISACEAGRSRRRAPVSHLGLATGLLTLGVGSVVASPCKVPDATAAAVMGDYHERLRAGEDGADALALAAAGCDDPMAGAFQTLGGSWRADS; encoded by the coding sequence GTGCGGGCCCTGCTCGCGCTGAGCGGCACCCGGGCCGAGCGGCAGGGCACCGAGGACGCCCTCGCGCTCTCGCACCGGGCGCTGGCCCTGGCCGAGGCGCACCTCGGCCCGGACCTCGTCGCGATCTGCCACTCCCAGACCGCGATGCTCCTGGGCCGCTCCGGCCGCCCCCTCGAGGCGTTGACCGAGCTGGATCTGGCTATCGCCGGTGGCACGGGTATGGCGCCCCGCGACCGGTTCGTGGTGCTCCTGTCCCGGGGGATGGTCCGCATGGAACTGGGGCGGGCCGCGGGGGCGGCAGAGGACTTCGCCGAGGCCGCGGCGCTGTCGGCCGAGCACGCCATGGTGCGCCAGGAGTTCATGGCGCGGCACAACCTGGGCTGCGCCGCGCAGCTGGCCGGGGACCTGCCGCGCGCGCTGCGGATCATGCTCGAGGCGGACCGGCTCCCGGTAGACATCTCCCGCGCGGTGGCCTGGCTGGACCGTGGCCGGGTCCTGCTCGAGGCCGGCCTGGTCAGCGAGGCCGTCGAGCTGCTGGACCGGGCGGCCGACGAGGGCCGGGACCGCGAGCAGCACCAGGTCCAGGGCGAGATCGAGCTCGAGCTGGCCCGGGCCCTGATCCTGCTGGGCGACCCGGCCGAGGCGCTGGCCCGGGCGCGACGGGCCCGCCGGGAGTTCGGCAGGCGGGGCGTGACCGGCTGGCAGCGGCGCGCCGAGGTCATCATGCTGCAGGCCCGTGGCGCGCAGGCGCGTCCGTCCAGGGGCCTGGCCGCGGACGCGCTCGCCCTCGCCGAGGACCTGGGCAGCTCAGGGGACCCGCGCCGCCTCTACGAGGCACGTCTGATGGCCGCGGAGGCGGCGGCCCGCACCGGCGACTGGGACACCGTCTCCGCCCTGGCCGCGCGGCTCTCCCGGCACGCGGGGCGGGGCGGCCTGGAGACCCGGATGCGCTGGCGGCGGGTGTCGGCGATGGCCGCCGGGCACCGCGGCGACCACGCGGCGGCGGCGCGGCAGCTGCGGGTGGCGGCCGACGACCTGCGCAGGTCCCGCTCGGTGAGCAGCAGCCTGGACCTGCGGGCGGCGGTGACGCTGCACGCGGGCCCGCTGGAGCAGCTGGACGTCGAGCTGGCCCGCTCCGCCCGCCCTCCGGCGCTCCTCGTGGCCCTGGAACGGTGGCGCTCCCTCGCCAGCGAGCCGCCCCCGGTGCGGCCGCCGGCCGACCCCGAGCTGGCCGAGGGCGTCGTGACGCTGCGCCGGCTGCGCGCGGAGGCACGCTCCGACCCGGGCGACGCGGAGGTCCTCGAGCGGATCCGGTCCCTGGAGATCGACCTGGCCGGGCGGTTCTGGTCGGCGCAGGGCACCCGGACGCCGACGTCCGGGCCCTCCGGGCAGACCGCCTCCGGGCAGACCGCCTCCGGTCGGGCCACCTCCGCGGCACGACCGCGGGACGTCGTCCGGCGCGTCGTCGCGGAGCTCGGCGAGCGGGACACGGACCTGGCGGCGTTCGTGCGGGGTCGAGGCTCGCTGGCGGCCGTGGTCGTGCGTCGCGGCCGCAGCCGGCTGGTGGAGCTGGGCACGGACGCCGACCTGGACGAGCTGGCGCGCCGCCTCGGCGCCGACCTCTCGGCGGCGGCCTCGGTGCTCGACGGGCCCCTCGCCGGGGTCGTGCGCGCCTCGCTGGCGAGCACGCTGCAGCGCTACCGCGACACGGTGCTGGCGCCCCTGGACCTGGGGGAGCGGGCCGTCGTCGTCCCGTGCGACGGGCTGACCTCGGTGCCCTGGGGCATGGTGCCGGGGCGGGTCGGGCTGCCGACCACCGTGGTGCCGAGCCTGAGCGCCTGGCTCGACGGCACCACGAGGGTCCGCTCGCCGCGGGTCAGCGTCGTCGCCGGTCCCGGCCTGCCCTCGGCGGCGGAGGAGGCGGAGCGGGTGGCCGCGGCCTGGGAGGACGACCGGCCCTGCCTGCCGGACCTGGACGCAGCCGCCCAGGACGTGCGCGCGGCCCTGGAGTCCAGCGACGTGGTGCACGTGTCCGCCCACGGCACGCACCACCCGGAGAGCCCGGTCTTCTCCTCGCTGTGGATGGCGGACGGCCCCGTCTTCCTCTGCGACCTGGAGGGCGCGCAGATCCGGTCCTCGCTCGTGGTCATCTCCGCCTGCGAGGCGGGGCGCTCCCGTCGCCGTGCGCCGGTCTCCCACCTCGGCCTGGCGACCGGGCTGCTCACGCTCGGCGTCGGCAGTGTCGTGGCCTCGCCCTGCAAGGTGCCCGACGCGACCGCGGCGGCGGTGATGGGGGACTACCACGAGCGGCTGCGGGCCGGCGAGGACGGCGCCGATGCCCTCGCGCTCGCGGCGGCCGGCTGCGATGACCCCATGGCCGGCGCCTTCCAGACGCTCGGCGGCTCCTGGCGCGCCGACTCCTGA
- the mreB gene encoding rod shape-determining protein, giving the protein MGTAAGGTDGGRLLLGRDLAVDLGTATTQVHVRGRGVVLDEPSLVAVDTRTGRLVAAGTAAQEMLGRTPERVVTLRPLSDGVVTDAEVTEQMLRHFVGRVRPSRLVRPRTVVGVPSGVTAVERRALEDAALRCGARSVHVVEEVMAAAIGAGLPVESSTASLVVDMGGGTTDVAVISLGGVVNARSLRVGGDEVAEAVVRGVKESHDLLLGERSAEDIKVRAGSVWPLAEELTVRVRGRDLSTGLPRTVELGGEEVRRMIEPVTAQVVEVVRLVLDVCPPELAGDLLDSGVVLTGGGALLRGWTERLRHELGVPVRVADEPQHAVVRGAGACVDDLRVLHRTVLGSATR; this is encoded by the coding sequence GTGGGCACGGCAGCGGGCGGGACCGACGGGGGGAGGCTGCTGCTGGGCCGCGACCTCGCCGTCGACCTCGGCACCGCGACCACGCAGGTGCACGTCCGCGGCCGCGGGGTCGTCCTCGACGAGCCGAGCCTGGTCGCCGTCGACACCCGTACCGGCCGCCTGGTCGCCGCCGGCACGGCCGCCCAGGAGATGCTCGGCCGCACCCCGGAGCGCGTCGTCACCCTGCGGCCGCTGTCCGACGGCGTCGTCACCGACGCCGAGGTCACCGAGCAGATGCTGCGCCACTTCGTCGGCCGCGTGCGCCCCTCCCGGCTGGTGCGGCCGCGCACCGTCGTAGGCGTGCCCAGCGGCGTCACCGCGGTCGAGCGCCGGGCCCTGGAGGACGCGGCCCTGCGCTGCGGCGCCCGCAGCGTGCACGTCGTCGAGGAGGTCATGGCCGCCGCGATCGGTGCCGGGCTGCCGGTGGAGTCGTCCACGGCCTCGCTCGTCGTCGACATGGGCGGCGGCACGACCGACGTGGCCGTCATCTCCCTGGGCGGCGTGGTCAACGCCCGCAGCCTGCGCGTCGGCGGCGACGAGGTCGCCGAGGCGGTCGTCCGCGGCGTCAAGGAGAGCCACGACCTGCTGCTCGGCGAGCGCTCGGCCGAGGACATCAAGGTCCGCGCGGGGTCGGTCTGGCCGCTGGCCGAGGAGCTGACGGTGCGGGTGCGCGGCCGCGACCTGTCCACCGGCCTGCCGCGCACCGTCGAGCTGGGCGGCGAGGAGGTGCGCCGGATGATCGAGCCGGTCACCGCCCAGGTCGTGGAGGTGGTCCGGCTGGTCCTCGACGTCTGCCCGCCGGAGCTCGCCGGTGACCTGCTCGACAGCGGCGTCGTCCTCACCGGCGGCGGGGCGCTGCTGCGCGGCTGGACCGAGCGGCTGCGCCACGAGCTGGGGGTCCCGGTCCGCGTCGCCGACGAGCCCCAGCACGCCGTCGTCCGCGGCGCCGGCGCCTGCGTGGACGACCTGCGGGTCCTGCACCGCACCGTCCTGGGCTCGGCCACCCGCTAG
- the mreD gene encoding rod shape-determining protein MreD, with protein MTAPVRALLRGLLLLLAVLLPAVWPSGAPRPDLVVLVVAAAALGRGPLTGLLTGLAGGWLIDLVPPGAEPLGAGALAYAAVGAVLGSARRYAALSPLVPWVAAVVGSGLVLGVRWVSAAAGAGRAEPAELLRTWGVTAVVAVVLVPVLRSLERRVRPRAERDAPC; from the coding sequence GTGACCGCGCCCGTCCGCGCGCTGCTGCGCGGCCTGCTCCTTCTCCTCGCGGTCCTGCTGCCCGCCGTCTGGCCGTCGGGAGCGCCGCGGCCGGACCTCGTCGTGCTCGTCGTCGCGGCGGCCGCGCTGGGCCGCGGTCCGCTCACCGGCCTGCTCACCGGTCTCGCCGGGGGCTGGCTGATCGACCTGGTGCCCCCGGGGGCCGAGCCGCTCGGGGCCGGGGCTCTCGCCTACGCCGCCGTCGGGGCCGTCCTCGGCTCCGCCCGCAGGTATGCCGCCCTCTCGCCGCTGGTCCCCTGGGTCGCCGCCGTCGTCGGGTCCGGACTCGTGCTCGGGGTCCGGTGGGTCAGTGCCGCCGCCGGTGCGGGCCGCGCCGAACCGGCCGAGCTGCTGCGGACCTGGGGGGTGACCGCGGTGGTGGCGGTGGTCCTGGTGCCGGTGCTCCGCTCGCTGGAGCGCCGGGTGCGCCCCCGTGCCGAGAGGGACGCGCCGTGCTGA
- the mreC gene encoding rod shape-determining protein MreC, which produces MQPRRPLLRLTAVVLTLLTAGALVVDLARPGTSDPVRAAVATVAAPVQSTLTRWDDGRVAELTAQRDRLALEVAGLRAQLRGQDQLDDLSRSAGWDLGGKHRLLPARVVAFAPPTSPVGGRMVTIDRGEEEGVREDLTVVAAQGLVGRVVRTAAHSADVLLLGDPDAVVAVRFGARGALGSVAVAPEPGLPPRRSGQLTLTALGDSTVSVGDEVSTLGSPDDRPYAARVPLGTVTSVDPDRGRLGRTAVVTPHVDGDTLDLVAVVLDGQEP; this is translated from the coding sequence ATGCAGCCGCGCCGCCCCCTCCTCCGCCTCACCGCCGTCGTCCTCACCCTGCTCACCGCCGGCGCGCTCGTCGTCGACCTCGCCCGTCCCGGGACCTCCGACCCGGTGCGCGCCGCGGTCGCCACCGTCGCCGCCCCGGTGCAGTCGACCCTGACCCGCTGGGACGACGGGCGGGTCGCCGAGCTCACCGCGCAGCGGGACCGCCTGGCCCTCGAGGTCGCCGGGCTGCGTGCGCAGCTCCGCGGCCAGGACCAGCTGGACGACCTGTCCCGGTCCGCGGGCTGGGACCTCGGCGGGAAGCACCGGCTGCTGCCGGCGCGGGTGGTCGCCTTCGCCCCGCCGACCTCGCCCGTCGGAGGCCGGATGGTGACTATCGACAGGGGTGAGGAGGAGGGTGTCCGCGAGGACCTGACCGTCGTCGCCGCGCAGGGGCTGGTCGGACGGGTCGTGCGCACCGCGGCGCACAGCGCCGACGTGCTCCTGCTCGGCGACCCGGACGCGGTCGTCGCGGTCCGCTTCGGTGCCCGGGGCGCGCTGGGCAGCGTGGCGGTCGCTCCCGAGCCCGGCCTGCCGCCCCGCCGGTCCGGGCAGCTCACGCTCACCGCGCTCGGCGACAGCACGGTCTCCGTGGGGGACGAGGTCAGCACCCTCGGCAGCCCGGACGACCGCCCCTACGCCGCGCGCGTGCCGCTGGGGACCGTCACCTCGGTGGACCCGGACCGCGGGCGGCTGGGGCGCACCGCGGTCGTCACGCCGCACGTCGACGGTGACACCCTGGACCTGGTCGCCGTGGTCCTCGACGGGCAGGAGCCGTGA